A stretch of the Halorussus salinus genome encodes the following:
- a CDS encoding uracil-DNA glycosylase, protein MAEFPDPDSRALLEPDCARCPALVESRESVAWGNGSLDADVLVVGEAPAYGNPDADRWRGGNWTGMAYTSRHSGRAVRDLFADAGLANEDLYFTNAVKCFPAEERGENDESDDAPTNREPTADERANCRAHLRTEIERVSPAVVATTGKHATLSLLGDLPGGFLDSVLEPVASDEFDATVLPLLHPSYQNVWLPRIGYSREEYVAEIGAVVGERRGRGE, encoded by the coding sequence ATGGCCGAGTTTCCCGACCCCGACTCGCGGGCCCTCCTCGAACCGGACTGTGCGCGGTGTCCCGCGCTGGTCGAGTCCCGCGAGTCCGTCGCGTGGGGCAACGGGTCGCTCGACGCCGACGTGCTGGTCGTCGGCGAGGCCCCCGCCTACGGGAACCCCGACGCCGACCGCTGGCGGGGCGGCAACTGGACCGGGATGGCCTACACCTCCCGACACTCCGGCCGGGCGGTCCGGGACCTGTTCGCCGACGCGGGACTCGCGAACGAGGACCTCTATTTCACGAACGCGGTGAAGTGCTTCCCGGCCGAGGAGCGCGGCGAGAACGACGAGAGCGACGACGCCCCGACGAACCGCGAACCGACCGCCGACGAGCGCGCGAACTGCCGCGCCCACCTCCGGACCGAAATCGAGCGGGTCTCCCCCGCGGTGGTGGCGACGACCGGCAAGCACGCCACCCTGTCGCTCCTCGGCGATTTGCCGGGGGGATTCCTCGATTCGGTCCTCGAACCGGTCGCGTCCGACGAGTTCGACGCGACCGTCCTGCCCCTCCTGCATCCTTCGTACCAGAACGTCTGGCTCCCTCGAATCGGCTACTCGCGCGAGGAGTACGTCGCGGAAATCGGTGCGGTCGTCGGCGAGCGTCGAGGGCGCGGCGAGTAA
- a CDS encoding GNAT family N-acetyltransferase — MDANVRPATTSDVADVRRVARESWHATYDDLLGPEAVESVVDDWYDLYALRQSAERDDGVFLVAEREAGSGDDESGGDETDPELVGFGQGLLPDEAEDGAAELPRLYVHPDCWGEGVGTALADEIEAWAAEQGAERLRLVVLADNEVGNAFYESRDYRTVGSRESELDGETVTDYVREKEL, encoded by the coding sequence ATGGACGCGAACGTTCGCCCGGCGACGACGAGCGACGTGGCCGACGTGCGCCGGGTCGCCCGCGAGTCGTGGCACGCGACGTACGACGACCTGCTGGGACCCGAGGCGGTCGAGTCGGTCGTGGACGACTGGTACGACCTCTACGCGCTCCGGCAGTCCGCCGAGCGCGACGATGGCGTCTTTCTGGTCGCCGAGCGCGAGGCGGGTAGCGGGGACGACGAGAGCGGGGGCGACGAGACCGACCCCGAACTCGTCGGCTTCGGACAGGGACTCCTCCCCGACGAAGCCGAGGACGGCGCGGCCGAACTGCCCCGACTCTACGTCCACCCCGACTGCTGGGGCGAGGGCGTCGGCACGGCGCTCGCCGACGAGATAGAGGCGTGGGCCGCCGAGCAGGGGGCCGAGCGCCTCCGTCTCGTCGTGCTGGCCGACAACGAGGTCGGCAACGCCTTCTACGAGTCCCGAGACTACCGGACGGTCGGCTCGCGCGAGTCGGAACTCGACGGCGAGACCGTCACCGACTACGTGCGAGAGAAAGAGCTGTAG
- a CDS encoding hybrid sensor histidine kinase/response regulator, with amino-acid sequence MVASSKRVLVVDDEPGLADVAAEYLQRIGDDMSVTTAAAASDALDRLDEEGEFDCVVSDYNMPEMNGLELLEAVRERYPSLPFVLYTGKGSEEIASEAISAGVTDYLQKETGTDHYEVLAKRIENAISQNRAKVELRRTRQKIEALHETAAQAATCTDRTDLCELAVEAAEEILEFDLCDLSLVVDGELVPQAVSKGVPSDGYYRSTPVDSDGNLAARAYRKGESIRVTDLDSHEFAPAESDYRSALTVPIDDHGVFQAVARDVNGFGDRDRELAELLLAHVSAALDRIGSDEQLRNERDKFAALFHNIPHAIGIGAFEEDEPIITEANPTFEEVFGWAIEDIAGEPVDDRIVPDTDEAAAEAAEINRRMRAGDHVTGKEVRRVTADGPRDFLLHTVRAPDEDANGFVIYTDITDQKRRERELQRQNERFDEFAGVLGHDLRNPLEVADGNARLLAEDCDSEYVEPLRDALGRIDELVEEALALAEQGRTVREPTTLSLPEAVREAWEMVETGDAALRADDLPAEASGDESRLGRLFENLFRNAVEHGSASGQPSADDAVEHGETTVTVEAGGLADAEGFYVADDGAGVDGDYDRLFERGYTTGDGGTGLGLRIVEDIARAHGWSVRATDSASGGLRVEIRFNDVGA; translated from the coding sequence ATGGTAGCCTCTAGCAAGCGCGTCCTCGTCGTGGACGACGAACCGGGTCTCGCGGACGTGGCGGCCGAGTACCTCCAGCGAATCGGTGACGACATGTCGGTCACGACTGCGGCCGCGGCCAGTGACGCCCTCGACCGACTGGACGAGGAGGGCGAGTTCGACTGCGTGGTCAGCGACTACAACATGCCCGAGATGAACGGGTTGGAACTGCTGGAAGCGGTCCGCGAGCGGTACCCCTCGCTCCCGTTCGTCCTCTACACCGGGAAGGGAAGCGAGGAGATAGCGTCCGAAGCCATCTCGGCGGGCGTCACCGACTACCTCCAGAAGGAGACCGGCACCGACCACTACGAGGTGCTGGCAAAGCGCATCGAGAACGCCATCTCCCAGAACCGCGCCAAGGTGGAACTCCGGCGGACCCGCCAGAAGATAGAGGCGCTCCACGAGACCGCCGCGCAGGCGGCGACCTGCACCGACCGGACGGACCTCTGTGAACTCGCGGTTGAGGCCGCCGAGGAGATACTGGAGTTCGACCTCTGTGACCTCAGCCTCGTGGTGGACGGCGAACTCGTTCCGCAGGCCGTCTCGAAGGGCGTCCCCTCCGACGGCTACTACCGCTCGACGCCCGTCGATTCGGACGGCAACCTCGCGGCCCGCGCGTACCGCAAGGGCGAGTCGATACGCGTCACCGACCTCGACAGCCACGAGTTCGCTCCGGCCGAGTCCGACTACCGGTCGGCCCTGACGGTCCCGATAGACGACCACGGCGTGTTTCAGGCGGTCGCCCGCGACGTGAACGGCTTCGGCGACCGCGACCGCGAACTCGCGGAACTGCTGTTGGCCCACGTCTCGGCCGCGCTCGACCGCATCGGTTCCGACGAGCAACTCCGCAACGAGCGCGACAAGTTCGCCGCGCTGTTCCACAACATTCCCCACGCCATCGGCATCGGCGCGTTCGAGGAGGACGAACCGATAATCACCGAGGCGAACCCGACCTTCGAGGAGGTGTTCGGGTGGGCGATAGAGGACATCGCTGGCGAACCCGTAGACGACCGCATCGTCCCCGACACCGACGAGGCCGCGGCGGAGGCCGCCGAGATAAACCGCCGGATGCGGGCGGGCGACCACGTCACCGGCAAGGAGGTTCGGCGCGTCACCGCCGACGGCCCGCGGGACTTCCTGTTGCACACGGTCCGTGCGCCCGACGAGGACGCCAACGGCTTCGTCATCTACACGGACATCACCGACCAGAAGCGCCGCGAGCGCGAACTCCAGCGCCAGAACGAACGCTTCGACGAGTTCGCGGGCGTCCTCGGCCACGACCTGCGAAACCCGCTCGAAGTCGCCGACGGCAACGCTCGACTGCTGGCGGAAGACTGCGACAGCGAGTACGTCGAACCGCTCCGGGACGCGCTCGGCCGAATCGACGAGTTGGTCGAGGAGGCGCTCGCGCTCGCCGAACAGGGCCGGACTGTCCGGGAACCGACCACGCTCTCGCTCCCCGAGGCGGTCCGGGAGGCGTGGGAGATGGTCGAAACCGGCGACGCCGCGCTCCGGGCCGACGACCTGCCCGCGGAGGCGTCGGGCGACGAGTCTCGACTCGGCAGACTGTTCGAGAACCTGTTCCGGAACGCGGTCGAACACGGCTCCGCGAGCGGTCAGCCGTCGGCCGACGACGCGGTCGAACACGGCGAAACCACCGTGACGGTCGAAGCTGGCGGTCTCGCGGACGCCGAGGGGTTCTACGTCGCCGACGACGGCGCGGGCGTGGACGGCGACTACGACAGACTCTTCGAGCGGGGCTACACGACCGGTGACGGCGGAACCGGACTCGGCCTCCGAATCGTGGAGGACATCGCGCGGGCCCACGGCTGGTCGGTCCGGGCGACCGACTCGGCGTCGGGCGGTCTCCGCGTCGAGATACGGTTCAACGACGTGGGAGCCTGA
- a CDS encoding ribonuclease catalytic domain-containing protein has protein sequence MTSDTQAEAGTPEGQGPVEISPELADKLEEKREELFEKFEIRDEFPQEVLTEAEKRTEDIQQEIQDEVDERKDLREMTTWTTDPVDAQDFDDALSIEERDDEYVLWVHIADVTHYVNPETNMWEEAVERANTVYLPAYTMHMLPPVLAETVCSLVPNEDRLAHTVEMHLDKENLGYENIEIYKSVINSDERLTYTQAERRIDDEEADLHHENKLAFELADQMHEQRKDEGSLVLNPRRDRAHTIIEESMLKANKAVTHELMWNRGVEAMYRVHPQPSPDEWSEALQEIQDLDGVSIPGSKWDDPRQAVNATLEDAPDRQLDKIQWAVMKVMPRARYMNDPFGGHHALNFEIYGHFTSPIRRLSDLINHWIVYTNDVPEDLVALCDRASDKQADAEACEREYKQFLEEVGLDAAAVNNRGLEVVEE, from the coding sequence ATGACGAGTGACACGCAGGCCGAGGCCGGAACTCCCGAGGGACAAGGCCCGGTCGAGATTTCGCCGGAACTCGCCGACAAACTCGAAGAGAAGCGCGAGGAGCTGTTCGAGAAGTTCGAGATTCGCGACGAGTTCCCCCAAGAGGTACTGACCGAGGCCGAGAAGCGGACCGAGGACATCCAACAGGAGATTCAGGACGAAGTTGACGAGCGGAAAGACCTCCGCGAGATGACGACGTGGACCACCGACCCGGTGGACGCCCAAGACTTCGACGACGCCCTCTCCATCGAGGAGCGCGACGACGAGTACGTCCTCTGGGTCCACATCGCGGACGTGACCCACTACGTCAACCCCGAGACCAACATGTGGGAGGAGGCCGTCGAGCGCGCGAACACGGTCTATCTGCCAGCCTACACGATGCACATGCTCCCGCCGGTCCTCGCGGAGACGGTGTGTTCGCTGGTGCCCAACGAGGACCGACTCGCCCACACCGTCGAGATGCATCTCGACAAGGAGAATCTGGGCTACGAGAACATCGAGATTTACAAGTCGGTCATCAACAGCGACGAGCGACTGACCTACACGCAGGCCGAGCGCCGCATCGACGACGAGGAGGCCGACCTCCACCACGAGAACAAACTCGCGTTCGAGTTGGCCGACCAGATGCACGAACAGCGCAAGGACGAGGGGAGTCTCGTCCTCAATCCCCGCCGGGACCGCGCCCACACCATCATCGAGGAGTCGATGCTGAAGGCCAACAAGGCCGTCACCCACGAACTGATGTGGAACCGCGGCGTCGAGGCGATGTACCGGGTCCACCCCCAACCCAGTCCCGACGAGTGGAGCGAAGCGTTGCAGGAGATTCAGGACCTCGACGGCGTCTCGATTCCGGGGTCGAAGTGGGACGACCCCCGTCAGGCCGTCAACGCGACGCTCGAAGACGCCCCGGACCGACAACTCGACAAGATTCAGTGGGCCGTGATGAAGGTCATGCCGCGAGCGCGCTACATGAACGACCCCTTCGGCGGCCACCACGCTCTGAACTTCGAGATTTACGGTCACTTCACCTCGCCCATCCGGCGACTCTCCGACCTCATCAACCACTGGATAGTGTACACCAACGACGTGCCCGAGGACCTCGTGGCGCTCTGTGACCGCGCCAGCGACAAGCAGGCCGACGCCGAGGCCTGCGAGCGCGAGTACAAGCAGTTCCTCGAAGAGGTCGGTCTCGACGCCGCGGCGGTCAACAACCGCGGCCTCGAAGTGGTCGAGGAGTAG
- a CDS encoding DUF7562 family protein yields MWGSRSNRGRDSVDCIACGETVRRSDAREYDKEGDRWDRKGKEFEHLCKGCHTDLCHQPRDELEDLLVDIDAGGMTELEFLDAYWNAVEERYGPLDHER; encoded by the coding sequence ATGTGGGGTTCCCGGAGCAACCGGGGCAGAGACTCGGTCGATTGCATCGCCTGCGGCGAGACCGTCCGGCGCTCGGACGCCCGCGAGTACGACAAGGAGGGCGACCGCTGGGACCGGAAGGGCAAAGAGTTCGAACATCTCTGTAAGGGCTGTCACACCGACCTCTGTCACCAGCCGCGCGACGAACTCGAAGACCTGCTGGTGGACATCGACGCCGGAGGGATGACCGAACTGGAGTTTCTGGACGCGTACTGGAACGCCGTCGAGGAGCGCTACGGTCCGCTGGACCACGAGCGATGA
- a CDS encoding rhodanese-like domain-containing protein, producing the protein MDAEIAPDEVRDLLDADDEVRVVDIRSEAEFERGHIPGSENVPFHALADEIERLDGAERVVTVCPHGKASVQAARLVASYEGLPEEARVESMAGGLSEWDYELETADESAGESDSVDESDATDADEGPEAPF; encoded by the coding sequence ATGGACGCCGAAATCGCTCCCGACGAGGTTCGGGACCTCCTCGACGCCGACGACGAGGTCCGCGTCGTGGACATCCGGTCGGAAGCAGAGTTCGAGCGCGGACACATCCCCGGCAGTGAGAACGTGCCGTTCCACGCACTGGCCGACGAGATAGAGCGATTGGACGGCGCAGAGCGCGTCGTCACGGTCTGCCCGCACGGAAAAGCCAGCGTGCAGGCCGCGCGACTGGTCGCCTCCTACGAGGGCCTGCCCGAGGAGGCCCGCGTCGAGAGCATGGCCGGTGGTCTCTCGGAGTGGGACTACGAACTGGAGACCGCCGACGAGTCGGCGGGCGAGTCCGACTCGGTGGACGAGTCCGACGCGACGGACGCCGACGAAGGGCCGGAAGCGCCGTTCTGA
- a CDS encoding DUF5810 domain-containing protein, producing the protein MGYACPVCETPQSDAEHLANHLAFTAMLGDDDHEEWLDDHAPGWNEDGEDELAERVEEYAKEVGFPQVFEDTTHDHSHGDEPQGGDLFEDELERANSQGRGSMASGAGAGTGAGGAGAGGAGAGSLDGEAQSILQEARAMTEEMLDEDEGADGESDDE; encoded by the coding sequence ATGGGATACGCCTGTCCGGTCTGCGAGACGCCCCAGTCCGACGCCGAACACCTCGCCAACCACCTCGCGTTCACGGCGATGCTCGGCGACGACGACCACGAGGAGTGGCTGGACGACCACGCGCCGGGGTGGAACGAGGACGGCGAGGACGAACTCGCCGAGCGCGTCGAGGAGTACGCCAAGGAGGTCGGCTTCCCGCAGGTGTTCGAGGACACGACCCACGACCACAGTCACGGCGACGAACCGCAGGGCGGCGACCTCTTCGAAGACGAGTTAGAGCGCGCCAACTCGCAGGGTCGCGGGTCGATGGCCAGCGGCGCGGGTGCGGGCACGGGCGCAGGTGGTGCAGGCGCAGGCGGGGCGGGCGCGGGGTCGCTCGACGGCGAGGCCCAGTCGATTCTCCAAGAGGCCCGAGCGATGACCGAGGAGATGCTGGACGAAGACGAAGGGGCCGACGGCGAGTCGGACGACGAGTAA
- the rimI gene encoding ribosomal protein S18-alanine N-acetyltransferase codes for MTTTPEEGGDDVQIRRAVQADLLAVLRIERASFDQPWPFSAFERYLGEPGFLVAVASEESSGYLDGEGDESVVGYVVANLVPNHGRAFGHVKDIAVHPEYRGEGIGAGLLDRALAILGTRGAQSVKLEVRASNDRAVGLYEEFGFEYLRTIPRYYDDGEDALILVVDLDE; via the coding sequence GTGACAACGACTCCCGAGGAGGGCGGCGACGACGTGCAGATTCGGCGGGCGGTGCAGGCCGACCTGTTGGCCGTCCTCCGCATCGAACGGGCCTCCTTCGACCAGCCGTGGCCGTTCTCCGCGTTCGAGCGGTACTTGGGCGAACCCGGCTTTCTGGTCGCGGTCGCCAGCGAGGAGTCCTCGGGCTACCTCGACGGCGAGGGCGACGAGAGCGTCGTCGGCTACGTCGTCGCCAACCTCGTGCCGAACCACGGCCGGGCGTTCGGCCACGTCAAGGACATCGCGGTCCACCCCGAGTACCGCGGCGAGGGCATCGGGGCGGGCCTCCTCGACCGCGCGCTGGCGATTCTCGGCACGCGGGGTGCCCAGAGCGTGAAGTTGGAGGTCCGCGCGAGCAACGACCGCGCGGTGGGGCTGTACGAGGAGTTCGGCTTCGAGTACCTGCGGACCATCCCGCGGTACTACGACGACGGCGAGGACGCGCTGATTCTGGTCGTGGACTTGGACGAATAG
- a CDS encoding aconitate hydratase, whose amino-acid sequence MGQTLTEKILEDHLVEGDLETGEEIGIEIDQVLTQDTTGTLVWLQFEALGLDEVQTELAAQYCDHQTYQFDFKNTDDHRFLRSAAGTFGAHFSRPGNGICHNVHKENFAAPGKTMLGSDSHTPTPGGMGELAIGSGGLDVTVAMGGGAYYIEMPEVVEVRLEGELPEWATAKDVILEMLRRLSVKGGVGKIFEYTGPGVESLSVPERTTITNMGTELGATSSIFPTDENTKDYLERLGRGDEYVEVTPDEDAEYADQITIDLSDLEPLIAKPSMPDNVVPVREVEGTEVDQVMIGSCTNGAYEDILPAAKMLEGRETNKTTEMIVAPGSKQASEMLAKEGWVSEMMAAGVNFSEATCGACIGIGHVPASDSVSLRTFNRNFEGRSGIEDDNVYLCSPEVATAAAIKGEIVDPRDLADELGDLEDPGFEMPDKYTGSKTDLISPDEAPDDELIKGPNIGDVPLKDELDSELAGPNLLKMEDNITTDHIIPATSDILKFRSNIPKLSEFTLSRVDEDFATRAQQSDGGFLVAGENYGQGSSREHAALCPMYLGVEGVLAQSFARIHKANLFNFGLIPLTIDEETYEKIDQGDNIEIVDDVAEAVRSGQEEFTVRVNDEWEATAHLDASQREREILADGGKLSHTKKQAESGGDSPAPADD is encoded by the coding sequence ATGGGACAGACGCTAACGGAAAAAATTCTGGAGGACCACCTCGTCGAGGGCGACCTCGAAACTGGCGAGGAGATCGGCATCGAGATCGATCAGGTCCTCACACAGGACACGACAGGGACGCTCGTCTGGCTGCAGTTCGAAGCGCTCGGACTCGACGAAGTGCAGACTGAGCTGGCGGCGCAGTACTGCGACCACCAGACCTACCAGTTCGACTTCAAGAACACCGACGACCACCGCTTCCTGCGCTCGGCGGCGGGCACCTTCGGTGCGCACTTCTCGCGACCCGGCAACGGCATCTGTCACAACGTCCACAAGGAGAACTTCGCCGCGCCCGGCAAGACGATGCTCGGCTCGGACTCCCACACGCCGACGCCCGGCGGGATGGGCGAACTCGCCATCGGTTCCGGCGGTCTCGACGTGACGGTCGCGATGGGCGGCGGTGCCTACTACATCGAGATGCCGGAAGTCGTCGAAGTCCGACTCGAAGGTGAACTCCCCGAGTGGGCCACCGCGAAGGACGTAATCTTGGAGATGCTCCGTCGTCTCAGCGTGAAGGGCGGCGTCGGCAAGATCTTCGAGTACACCGGTCCGGGCGTCGAGAGCCTCTCGGTCCCCGAGCGGACGACCATCACCAACATGGGGACGGAACTCGGTGCGACCTCCTCGATCTTCCCGACCGACGAGAACACCAAAGACTACCTCGAACGCCTCGGCCGCGGCGACGAGTACGTCGAAGTCACGCCCGACGAGGACGCCGAGTACGCCGACCAGATCACCATCGACCTGAGCGACCTCGAACCGCTCATCGCCAAGCCGTCGATGCCCGACAACGTCGTGCCCGTCCGCGAGGTCGAAGGCACGGAAGTCGATCAGGTCATGATCGGCTCCTGTACCAACGGCGCGTACGAGGACATCCTCCCGGCCGCCAAGATGCTGGAGGGCCGCGAGACGAACAAGACGACCGAGATGATCGTCGCGCCCGGTTCCAAGCAGGCCTCCGAGATGCTGGCGAAGGAAGGCTGGGTCTCCGAGATGATGGCCGCAGGGGTCAACTTCTCCGAGGCGACGTGCGGTGCCTGTATCGGCATCGGCCACGTCCCGGCCAGCGACTCGGTGTCGCTCCGTACGTTCAACCGGAACTTCGAGGGTCGTTCGGGTATCGAGGACGACAACGTCTACCTCTGCTCGCCGGAGGTCGCCACCGCGGCCGCCATCAAAGGCGAAATCGTGGACCCGCGGGACCTCGCCGACGAACTCGGCGACCTCGAGGACCCCGGATTCGAGATGCCCGACAAGTACACGGGTAGCAAGACCGACCTCATCTCGCCCGACGAGGCACCCGACGACGAACTCATCAAGGGGCCGAACATCGGCGACGTGCCGCTGAAGGACGAACTGGACTCGGAACTGGCCGGTCCGAACCTCCTGAAGATGGAGGATAACATCACGACCGACCACATCATCCCGGCGACCAGCGACATCCTGAAGTTCCGCTCGAACATCCCGAAACTCTCGGAGTTCACGCTCTCGCGCGTGGACGAGGACTTCGCCACCCGCGCCCAGCAGTCCGACGGCGGCTTCCTCGTGGCTGGCGAGAACTACGGACAGGGTAGTTCGCGCGAACACGCGGCGCTGTGTCCGATGTACCTCGGCGTCGAGGGCGTCCTCGCCCAGAGCTTCGCCCGTATCCACAAGGCGAACCTCTTCAACTTCGGTCTCATCCCGCTGACCATCGACGAGGAGACCTACGAGAAGATCGACCAAGGCGACAACATCGAAATCGTGGACGACGTGGCCGAAGCGGTCCGCTCCGGTCAGGAGGAGTTCACGGTTCGGGTCAACGACGAGTGGGAAGCGACGGCCCACCTCGACGCGTCCCAGCGCGAGCGCGAGATTCTCGCCGACGGTGGCAAGCTCTCGCACACGAAGAAGCAGGCCGAGTCCGGCGGCGACTCGCCCGCGCCCGCAGACGACTAA
- a CDS encoding deoxyuridine 5'-triphosphate nucleotidohydrolase, with amino-acid sequence MFESGPFVAEHVSDTDEDQIQPNGVDLTLEAVYEQREPGRIGREEKEVGERQQLETEQVADDAPETYYLTPGGYVVQYAETVRIPENHVGYIYPRSSLLRNSCMLNTAVWDAGYEGKGEGLLEVHHDIEIETGARIAQLVLAEADHDGTYDGSYQGENVALDEF; translated from the coding sequence ATGTTCGAGAGCGGCCCCTTCGTCGCCGAACACGTTTCCGACACCGACGAGGACCAGATTCAACCCAACGGCGTGGACCTCACGCTGGAGGCGGTGTACGAGCAACGAGAACCCGGACGAATCGGGCGCGAGGAGAAAGAGGTCGGCGAGCGCCAGCAGTTGGAGACCGAGCAGGTCGCCGACGACGCCCCCGAGACGTACTACCTCACACCGGGCGGCTACGTCGTCCAGTACGCCGAGACGGTCCGGATTCCCGAGAACCACGTCGGCTACATCTACCCGCGCTCGTCGCTCCTGCGCAACTCCTGCATGCTGAACACCGCGGTCTGGGACGCTGGCTACGAGGGCAAGGGCGAGGGTCTGCTCGAAGTCCACCACGACATCGAAATCGAGACGGGCGCGCGCATCGCGCAACTCGTCCTCGCGGAGGCCGACCACGACGGCACCTACGACGGGTCGTATCAGGGCGAGAACGTCGCGCTGGACGAGTTCTGA
- the trpB gene encoding tryptophan synthase subunit beta has translation MPTEDTDTGDFEGFGGRHVPEPMEEPLDHLAAAFDEIHDTDRFRERFRSYLEDFAGRPTPVFHAERLSEEFGAQIYLKREDLLHGGAHKINNCLGQGLLAEEAGKTRLIAETGAGQHGVATAMVGALLGIDTEIYMGKKDADRQKMNVFRMRLMGAEVTEVTQGGAGLADAVDVALEDFAENMEDTHYLVGSVVGPDPFPRMVREFQSVIGREAREQIREKAGQLPDAAVACVGGGSNAIGLFHAFRDDDVAFYGAEGGGEGEGSGQHAAPLAEGEEGVMHGMKTRTLDEETEVHSVSAGLDYPAVGPEHAMFEAVGRCDYRAVEDDDALDAFRKLSELEGIIPALESSHAIALAEELAADMDDDDVILVNLSGRGDKDMEQAAEMFDLG, from the coding sequence ATGCCAACTGAAGACACGGACACCGGCGACTTCGAGGGCTTCGGCGGCCGACACGTCCCCGAACCGATGGAGGAACCGCTCGACCACCTCGCCGCGGCGTTCGACGAGATTCACGACACCGACCGCTTCCGCGAGCGGTTCCGGAGCTACCTCGAAGACTTCGCGGGGCGACCGACACCCGTGTTCCACGCCGAACGACTCTCCGAGGAGTTCGGTGCCCAAATCTACCTGAAGCGCGAGGACCTGCTCCACGGCGGCGCGCACAAAATAAACAACTGCCTCGGGCAGGGCCTCCTCGCCGAGGAGGCCGGGAAGACCCGCCTCATCGCCGAGACCGGCGCGGGGCAACACGGGGTCGCCACCGCGATGGTGGGTGCCCTTCTCGGTATCGACACCGAGATTTACATGGGGAAGAAGGACGCCGACCGCCAGAAGATGAACGTCTTCCGGATGCGCCTGATGGGCGCGGAGGTCACCGAGGTCACGCAGGGCGGGGCCGGACTCGCCGACGCGGTGGACGTGGCGCTCGAAGACTTCGCCGAAAATATGGAGGACACCCACTACCTCGTCGGTTCGGTGGTCGGACCCGACCCCTTCCCGCGGATGGTCCGGGAGTTCCAGTCGGTCATCGGCCGCGAGGCCCGCGAGCAGATACGGGAGAAAGCGGGGCAACTCCCCGACGCCGCGGTGGCCTGCGTCGGCGGCGGGTCGAACGCAATCGGCCTGTTCCACGCGTTCCGCGACGACGACGTGGCCTTCTACGGCGCGGAGGGCGGCGGCGAGGGCGAGGGGTCGGGCCAGCACGCCGCGCCGCTCGCGGAGGGCGAGGAGGGCGTGATGCACGGCATGAAGACCCGGACGCTGGACGAGGAGACCGAGGTCCACTCGGTGTCGGCCGGACTCGACTACCCCGCGGTCGGTCCCGAACACGCCATGTTCGAGGCGGTCGGTCGGTGCGACTACCGGGCGGTCGAGGACGACGACGCGCTCGACGCCTTCCGCAAACTCTCGGAGTTGGAGGGCATCATCCCCGCGCTCGAATCCAGCCACGCCATCGCGCTCGCCGAGGAGCTAGCCGCGGACATGGACGACGACGACGTGATTTTGGTGAACCTCTCGGGCCGTGGCGACAAGGACATGGAGCAGGCCGCCGAGATGTTCGACCTCGGGTAG
- a CDS encoding DUF5789 family protein: MTDSHRELGVEFGDLAALLDGHDYPATTQELTDDYGDRPVEHPGGAEEFGALLAPSEDTYRSATEVRQAVLNAVGQGAVGRKGYTDRGAFSSTPDDVSF, from the coding sequence ATGACAGATTCCCACCGAGAACTCGGCGTGGAGTTCGGCGACCTCGCCGCGCTCCTCGACGGCCACGACTACCCGGCGACCACGCAGGAACTGACCGACGACTACGGCGACCGACCGGTCGAACACCCCGGCGGGGCCGAGGAGTTCGGGGCGCTCCTCGCGCCGTCCGAGGACACCTATCGGTCGGCCACCGAGGTCCGGCAGGCGGTCTTGAACGCGGTCGGGCAGGGCGCAGTCGGTCGGAAGGGCTACACCGACCGAGGAGCGTTCTCTTCGACGCCCGACGACGTGTCGTTTTGA